In the genome of Nerophis lumbriciformis linkage group LG32, RoL_Nlum_v2.1, whole genome shotgun sequence, one region contains:
- the lmbrd2b gene encoding G-protein coupled receptor-associated protein LMBRD2B, producing MSGAALGLEIVVVFFLALFLLHRYGDFGKQQRMVLFGTLLAWYLCFLIVFILPLDVTTTIYKQCKMDHEAHGTDPALVNQTAGNTSVTPTQSVRAACYKPWSYIPDGIMPVFWRVVYWTSQCLTWLLLPFMQSYARSGGFSIGGKMKTALIENAIYYGTYLLIFGSLLIYVAVHPEWRLSWYELQTIGITAANTWGLFLLVLLLGYGLVEIPRSYWEASRHGHLLLKTYFKASKLMTEKADAEENLEDVMEEVRKVSEAIKYNHPLRTCIDTILRKCPLEYQEKMGRNMDDYEDFDDKQTFPSEKSLVKLHKQVIYAVQRHNRTRVQWQILLQQAFHLEDVAKNETGSTRQFVHSFPHSQPAGWFCRYVYTPTVEWYWECLLKRCFYRLLALVLSLFSMAVVWSECTFFSTKPVLSLFAVFIQLAERDYNYVYIQVACFITIFFLCTCVYSTVFRIRVFNYYYLASHHQTDAYSLQFSGMLFCRLTPPLCLNFLGLIHMDAAISHQQKEQTAYTSIMGSMRVLSFVANGFYIYYPMLIVLLCIATYFSLGTRCLNLLGFQQFMGDCEMTSDLMEEGKELIRREKRKRQRTEDGENRRRDWKQRYGNQREEPMARSRAVHDAKESDANDRQVKYSRSSRLPERDQVELLQDAEPLDFNADSLSEEAADSESGRHAGGRYLSMSSSRSRIFDDV from the exons ATGAGCGGGGCGGCACTGGGCTTGGAGATTGTGGTGGTCTTCTTCCTGGCGCTCTTCCTGCTACACCGCTATGGAGACTTTGGCAAACAACAGCGCATGGTTCTGTTCGGGACGCTGCTGGCGTGGTACCTGTGCTTCCTCATCGTCTTCATCCTCCCGCTGGACGTCACCACG ACCATCTACAAGCAGTGCAAGATGGACCACGAGGCGCACGGCACGGACCCGGCCCTTGTCAATCAGACCGCAGGAAACACTTCTGTGACTCCCACTCAGAG CGTGCGTGCAGCGTGCTACAAGCCTTGGAGTTACATACCCGACGGAATCATGCCCGTCTTCTGGAGGGTGGTCTACTGGACTTCCCAGTGCCTCACGTG GCTGTTGCTTCCCTTCATGCAGTCGTACGCTCGCTCCGGTGGCTTCTCCATCGGCGGGAAGATGAAAACGGCTCTTATCGAGAACGCCATATACTACGGAACCTACCTGCTCATCTTCGGTTCCTTGCTCATCTACGTGGCCGTTCACCCCGAGTGGCGCCTGTCTTG GTACGAGTTGCAGACCATCGGCATCACGGCGGCCAACACGTGGGGTCTGTTCCTGCTGGTCCTGCTGCTTGGATACGGCCTGGTGGAAATCCCCCGCTCCTACTGGGAGGCCTCCAGACACGGACACCTGCTGCTCAAGACCTACTTCAAGGCATCCAAGCTGATGACGGAGAAGGCGGACGCCGAGGAGAATCTGGAGGACGTCATGGAG GAGGTGAGGAAAGTCAGCGAGGCCATCAAGTACAACCATCCGCTGAGGACGTGCATCGACACCATCCTCAGGAAG TGCCCGCTGGAGTACCAGGAGAAAATGGGTCGCAACATGGACGACTACGAGGACTTTGACGACAAGCAGACGTTTCCCAGCGAGAAAAGTCTGGTCAAGCTTCACAAGCAG GTGATCTACGCGGTGCAGAGACACAACAGGACCCGGGTCCAGTGGCAGATCCTCTTGCAGCAGGCCTTCCACCTGGAGGATGTGGCCAAGAACGAGACCGGCTCCACGCGCCAGTTCGTGCACAGCTTCCCGCACTCGCAGCCCGCCGGGTGGTTCTGCAGATACGTGTACACGCCGACCGTAG AGTGGTACTGGGAGTGTCTCCTCAAGCGCTGCTTCTACCGCCTGCTGGCACTGGTCCTGAGCCTCTTCAGCATGGCTGTGGTCTGGTCCGAATGTACTTTCTTCAGCACCAAGCCGGTCCTGTCGCTGTTCGCCGTCTTCATCCAGCTGGCCGAGCGGGACTACAACTACGTATACATCCAG GTGGCGTGCTTCATCACCATCTTCTTCCTGTGCACCTGCGTTTACTCCACCGTCTTCCGTATCCGGGTCTTCAACTACTACTACCTGGCGTCGCACCACCAGACGGACGCCTACAGCCTGCAGTTCAGCGGCAT GCTCTTTTGTCGCCTCACGCCGCCGCTGTGTCTCAACTTCCTGGGTCTCATCCACATGGACGCGGCCATCTCGCACCAGCAGAAGGAGCAGACGGCCTACACCTCG ATCATGGGCTCCATGCGCGTGCTGTCCTTTGTGGCCAACGGCTTCTACATCTACTACCCCATGTTAATCGTCCTCCTGTGCATCGCCACTTACTTCAG TTTGGGGACGCGCTGTCTGAACCTTCTGGGCTTCCAGCAATTCATGGGCGACTGCGAAATGACCTCTGACCTGATGGAGGAGGGCAAGGAGCTGATTCGCCGCG AGAAACGAAAGCGCCAAAGGACGGAGGATGGCGAGAACCGGCGGCGA GACTGGAAGCAGCGCTATGGCAACCAGAGGGAGGAGCCAATGGCGAGGAGCAGGGCCGTGCACGACGCCAAGGAGAGCGACGCCAATGACAGAC